The sequence GGCTTCATTAAATCTCGTTTAAAAGGGCAGATACGACCAAGAATATGCAAATCGTGCAATGGAACTTTATTGCAAAATACTCCCACAATTTGTCACTGCAAGAATTAATTCTATACAATGGACTCCTAATACAATAGGGAACACCAATAGACTCAACAATCCTAAACAAAATAGGCATTCCTAATAATGTTCTAATTTGATAGGTAATgcatataaaaaataaagttcAAAACTGGAAGATGGGAAGTACAAGTTGCCAATTGCTTTCCTTTCTTCTCCCAAACGTGCAGACCGGCGAAGCATCTCTTTTCAATTTAGAAGATTCTTAATCACCCCTAAGAGCTGCTGGCTATCCAGAAAACAGCAACTTTGAAAGGTACACCATCATATCGAAAAGCAATTAAGCAAAAGATATTCCAAGCATATCTCTCAAAACCTAAACCctttctccaagaagcaaattACTTTGTTTTTGGCCAAAAGATTCATAGCAAGATCACAACTCATGTTGTTGCTATTGCAGTGTGTCTAACTCTTGAGAAggaaatatttatttgttaacAAACACTACTACAAAAGCCTAACACTCGTGAAGCTATCTATATTTGACAATGTAAAGTATCAATGGGATCTTATATTCTTGCCATAGGAGTGCACATCCAAGTTGGAAATGATAAAAGCTAAACGAAACCATTACAATGGTCAATGGTGAGGAGAAAATATGAAACATAAAACAACCAAGAAAGCAACATTACTCAACCAATATACATCTCAGTCATAAATGATTGCAacagaaaccaaaagaaaatcaaattgcatcaaattaGTTAGATGGACTAAAAAGACCTCACTAGTGATCCAAAAGTAAAGCAGCTTAAAGAATCTAGTTTGCTCCTATATGTACAAAATAAACATAGAAAACAAACCTCATCCTTTCAATCTTCACCATCGTATCACATgaccttccttttcttcttgccTGTAACATCATATATCTGCAGTAATTCTGGGACTTCGTCCACGTGCTTGAGTACATAGTTGTCCCTGAAATCCTTCTCGCTCAGTGTAAACAGCCATacaatcttttttttcccctcaagcAGATTATTCGACTGCAGAACTTTGATAACATTATATCTAGGCCGAAGTCTTTGATCAATACCAAACACAAGAAGGTTAGGGTATGAAATTATTGTGTCCAAGTCCAACTTCatagtattcaaataaaaatCGGTATTACGTCTGAGTTTCTCCTCTGAACAAGCCAAACAGAATGGGTTTCGCTTGAAAGCAAAAACAATCTGGTTTTCACTCCAACCAAGACTCTTCAATACCTCAAATTTCTTTTTCCAAGTTGTTTCACTCATAGATAACATCGCCCTAAGAGAATGAACAAACATGGGAGTGCATGGTTCAATGCCCATTTTTTTGACACATTCCACAGCATAAATCATCCTATCAGGCTTTTGCAGCAAAGATCTTGGCTGCAACACAATAAATTTACTTATATTACTAATGGGCATTCCCACACTGATCAAATATTCTATATTGGGCTTCCCTGTTCCCTTCCAATCAAAATTTATCAACCATGATGCACGCCCAATAGCAGCAATAAATTTCACCTCATTATCAATAAATCCCTTCAGAAATTCGACAGATGGTTTAATATGAGAATCCAGTGCTCTAAGCAAAATTCTCGGATTCCTAACAATCAGCTGCGGCAACAACGTACCCTTGAAGCCATTTTCGACGAGAAAGTTAATTTTAGGCTTGAGGTTACCTTCTACCTTGCAGTGAAGTAACGCTGGGCGCTTTCCGATCAATTTGGCTATCTGTGTACTGCTGAAACCACGAGATTTCAACAAATCAAGCACAGAATCGGCCTTCTTGAGGTTTTTTTCATCTAGAAGAATCTTATTGGAGGCTGCGATGGCCGATTTTAAAGGAAGCCCGCACGAATTCATTAGGTACTCGACGGCGAAAGGCCGTGAAACAGAGGCGGAAGAAGAATAGAATGCTGCAGATGTTGAAATAAAATGCTTTTGTATCGAAGGAAACAAACTTCTGAAGACGATATCTGCCATTGTTACAAACCAAACTGCACAGAATCAGAGAATTAGCAGAGAGCTAGGGTTTAAGAATCGCCTTACCTGCTCTGAAAAGTTGAAAAACATTAACGGTTACAGATACTGATTTGCGCCACTCCAGCGCACGTTAAATCTGGTTCGGTCTAGAGCAGCCCGAGAATACACCCGACCCATGCTAAGTTTGTGATCCAATTGAACGATGTTAATTGGGTTGGGCCAATTTGTACGTTCCCATGCCCAAGTTAAGTGGGCTTTTATGTGGGCTTAAGAACAATTCTGATTTGGGCCGGGCTAATGTGGCTGATGTTCCCTGAAACGTTGAGTGATTTATGCAAGGGTTGCAGTAAGTCAGTAACCCAAGAGAGAACCGATTTCTAATCTAAAACCACTCATGAATGGCATCTTTAACCTTGCGATTCCATTGGAAATGGACCATGACCTTGAACTTTCCTATGAATGACAACTGCAACTTCAGTCGCCATCTCCATATCTCGTTCATTTTTCAGTTCGGTTTCGAATAAAGGACTTCCCAGGGGCCAGGACATTCTTTCGATGAAAAAAATGACCTGACTTCGTATCAATACCCTACAATTTATCAAGTACTAAGGAAGAATGCGACGATTCAAATATACTTGGGCTTTACATGGGCCAAAGGCGCATAGTTACTCGTCGTTCAAACAGAAAAAGGAGGACTTATGTCTAAGGAGGAAGTCGGAAGATTTCAGCACGATAGCACCCACAAAACAAAGTTCAAAATCAAATCCATAAAGCCAGTATGAATGCACATCAACTTCCAGTTCCACTACAAACAGTCAGCATGAGCTTCGACAAAATATAAATACAGAAAAGTATAGAATATTCAACTAGCCTTCCAAATGCTTATACTTGGCACCAGAAGCAAATAACATAAGCACATTTATGCTAAGAACTCGTTGCAGTTAGTGAGCCAGAGGGTTCAATTACTAACACATAGGAGCCCCACTTAATGAGTAGCAAATTAACGTTGCACCATTAAGCTCTTAGCTCAAAATATTTACCTAGAACATACCTCTGAGTTCCCTTGTTTTCGTTTTTTATCTTGAACTGAGAAAACTTACCCTGGAGGCCTGGACAGAGTCCGTACCCTTCTGTGCATTTCACAAAAGAGCCATTTAAAGCTTTTTGATGGATTGGCTAGTGTTAGTCTAAAGGTTCAAAAGAATAACAAAAAGAAGGAGAGATGCAAGAATCTCACTAAGGCTTCATGAAATCTTGTCTAAAAGGGCAGATGCCACCAAGAATATGCAAATCGTGCAATGGAACTTTATTGCAAAATACTCCCATAACAATTTGTCAATTGTCACTACAAGAATTTATTATATCCAGTGGACTCCCAAATCCTAATACAGTAGGGATACCAATAGACTCAACAATCCTAAAACAAAAGGCATTCCCAAAAGAAAATAGCATTCCTTATAATGTTTTAACTTGATagataatacatataaaaaataCTCATGCATGAAGCTATCTACATTGACAATATAGTATTATAGTGTATTAATGTGATCTTATGTTCTCGCCAGAGGAGCACATCCAAGTTGGAAATGATAAAAGCTAAACGAAGCCATTAAAATGCTCGATGAGAAAATATGAACATGAAACAACCAAGAAAGCAACATTACTCAACCAATATACATCTCAGTCATAACTGATTGCCACAGAAACTAGAAGAAAATCAAGTTGCACCATATGAGTTGGATGGACTAAAAAGACCTCACTGGTGATCCAAAAGCAAAGCAGTTTAAAGAATCTAGTCTACTCATatatttgcaaaaaaaataataataataaaaaacaaacctCACCCTTACAATCTTCACCATCATATCATGTgaccatctctttcttcttgccTGTAACATCACATATCTGCAGTAATTCTGGGACTTCGTCCACATGCTTGAGTACATAGTTGTCCCTGAAAAGATTCTCACTCATTGTAAACCGCCATACAATCTTGTTTTGCCCCTTAAGCAAATTCTTCCACTGCAGAACTTTGAGAACATTATACCTAGGCCGAAGTCTTTGATCAATGCCCCACATAAAAAGGTTGGGGTATGAAATTATTGTGTCCAAGTTCAACTTCATAgtattcaaagaaaaattgatATTAAGTCTGAGTTTCTCCTCTGAACAAGCCAAACAGAATGGGTTTCGCTTGAAAGCTGAAACAATCTGGTCTTCACTCCAACCAAGACTCTTCAATACctcaaatttcttttttacaaGTTGTTTCACTCATAGATAACATCACCCTAAGAGCATGAACAAACATGGGAGTGCTTGGTTCAACGCTCAATTTTGTGATATATTCCACAGCATAAATCATCCTATCAGGCTTTGCAGCATAGATCTTGGCTGCAACACAATAAATCTCCTTATATTACTAATGGGCATTCCCACACTGATCAAATATTGGATATTGGGCTTCCCTGTTCCCTTCCAATCAAAAGTTATCAACCACGATGCACGCCTAATAGCAGCGATAAATTTCTCCTCATTATCAATAAATCCCTTCAAAAATTCGACCGATGGTTTAATTTGAGAATCCAGTGCTCTTAAGCAAAATTTTCGGATTCCCAATAATAAGCTGTATCAACAACGCGCCCTTGAAGCCACTTTCTACTAGGAAGTCAATTTTGGGCTTCAGAATACCTTCTGCATTACAGTGAAGCAACGCTGGACGCTTGTCGATCGATTTGGCTATCTGTGTACCGGTGAAACCACGAGATTTCAATAAATCAAGCACCGAATTGGGCTTCTTGAGGTTGAGATGGCAGCTTTTAATGAAAGCCCGCACGATTTAAGGAGGTACTTGACAGTGAGAGGCAGTGAAACAGAGGCGGAAGAAGAATAGAATGCCGCAGATgttgaaagaaaatgattttgtaTTGCAGAGAACAAATTTCTGAAGACGATTTCTGCCATTGTCGAAAACCAAACTGCTTTCAAGACAGAATCAGAGAATTAGCGTAGCGAGCTAGGGTTTAAGATCGCCTTGCCTGCTCTGAAATGTTGAAAAACATGGCAGTCACAGATACAGATACTGATCTGATCTGCGCCACTCCACCGCAGGTTAAATCTGGTTCGGATTTAGAGCAGCCCAAGAGAATACGGATTTTCCACCTCTTCGGTGCCCAACTACCCAACCCATGTAAGTTGTAATCCAATTGAAGCCTTGAAGGTTGTTAATTGGGTTGGGCCAATCTGTGTGTCGCTAAGGCCTAGTAAGGTAAAGTTCAGTAGGCTTAAGAACAATGATGGTTTGGGCCGGGCTGAATCCCATCAAGTAACGAAGGAGGCTAGGACTATGAGCTATGGGCCGGGCTGATGTTCATTCAACGGTCTACTAAAAAATTCATtcaaaaaacagaacaaaaggCAACCAAATGgttgattatcaaaaaaaaaaaaaaagcaaaaggcAAATggcaaaaatcaaacaaaaactgAACAAGAGTCAGCACACAGCTCTTCAAAGAGCTCGTTGCAGTAAGGGAGCCCGAGGGCTCAATTACTAGTACATAGGAGCGGGCAGCCTCACTTAATAAACGCTGCAGAAACGTTAACTCACCAAACTGAAGAGCCGCTGAGGAAGAGCCATTTAAAAGAGCACTATTGCCGGTGCTCTTAGCTCAAAATAATTACCTACCTGGCACATAACTCTGCGTTCCCTCCGTTTTTATCTTGAACTGAGAAAATTAACCCTGTACTGAGTCCATATCCTTTTCCGCATTTCTG is a genomic window of Tripterygium wilfordii isolate XIE 37 chromosome 16, ASM1340144v1, whole genome shotgun sequence containing:
- the LOC119981306 gene encoding transcription termination factor MTERF8, chloroplastic-like isoform X1, yielding MADIVFRSLFPSIQKHFISTSAAFYSSSASVSRPFAVEYLMNSCGLPLKSAIAASNKILLDEKNLKKADSVLDLLKSRGFSSTQIAKLIGKRPALLHCKVEGNLKPKINFLVENGFKGTLLPQLIVRNPRILLRALDSHIKPSVEFLKGFIDNEVKFIAAIGRASWLINFDWKGTGKPNIEYLISVGMPISNISKFIVLQPRSLLQKPDRMIYAVECVKKMGIEPCTPMFVHSLRAMLSMSETTWKKKFEVLKSLGWSENQIVFAFKRNPFCLACSEEKLRRNTDFYLNTMKLDLDTIISYPNLLVFGIDQRLRPRYNVIKVLQSNNLLEGKKKIVWLFTLSEKDFRDNYVLKHVDEVPELLQIYDVTGKKKRKVM